A part of Deinococcus detaillensis genomic DNA contains:
- the gyrA gene encoding DNA gyrase subunit A, giving the protein MTGILPVDITTEVKTNFINYAMNVIVDRALPDVRDGMKPVQRRIMYAMLQEGLLSNHKHAKSAAVVGEVMKKYHPHGDSSIYDAMVRLGQWWNMRYTLVDPQGNFGSMDGDAAAAMRYTEARMTKLAEEVLADLEKETVISKPNYDETTEEPSVLPAAFPNLLVNGASGIAVGMATNIPPHNLTEIINGLLAITEKPGDTAQEKAALMTLDEMMTHVTGPDFPTGGRLSKSGIREAYLTGHSGLKVRGKARIEEKNGRHQIIISEIPYQVNKTNLIQTISAMYKAGKIPDISALRDESDRKDPVRIVVELKRSAMPTLVLNQLYKYTQLQTTFTVMNLSIVDGQPRVLPLIDTMMYFLAHRADVVTRRTVYELKQAKARAHVLNGLLKALDHIDEVIALIRRSNTGSEAKDGLMLRFALDDIQAQAILDMRLQRLTGLERERLQGEYNELMTIVTRLESILGDKKLLWREIRKELRELREKYGDERRTVVTEDEEDINREDLIAVEDMVITMTRAGYLKRTNLDAYREQKRGGRGSSGGKLREEDINTRVFVGSTHDYLLFFTDKGRVFHEKIYDLPEAGRDAKGSHIRNLLPGLREEENIASVLSVGGFDEAGCFVFATKNGIIKKTLITEYSNISSAGLIAINLQDNDELIGVGIVQDGDHVVLATKNGKAMRFDSAEVRDTGRATQGVIGIRLREGESDRVVSMTLVPGGDENSELLAVSEYGLGKRTPVGDYPSKGRGGLGVITLDVTDKTGSLVTLTRVGGNEELMVLTEKGTVIRTRVDDIRVTGRNAQGVKVINIQDKDRVISAFSVRREDEL; this is encoded by the coding sequence ATGACTGGAATTCTACCTGTTGACATCACCACCGAAGTCAAGACCAATTTTATCAATTACGCCATGAACGTTATCGTTGACCGTGCCCTACCGGACGTGCGCGACGGCATGAAGCCGGTGCAGCGCCGGATCATGTACGCCATGTTGCAAGAAGGGCTGCTGAGCAACCACAAGCACGCCAAATCGGCGGCAGTGGTCGGCGAAGTGATGAAGAAGTACCACCCGCACGGCGACAGCTCTATCTATGACGCGATGGTGCGCCTAGGGCAGTGGTGGAACATGCGCTACACCTTGGTTGACCCGCAGGGCAACTTCGGCAGCATGGACGGCGACGCGGCGGCGGCCATGCGTTACACCGAAGCCCGCATGACCAAGCTGGCCGAGGAAGTGCTGGCCGACTTGGAAAAAGAAACCGTGATTTCCAAGCCCAATTACGACGAGACCACCGAAGAACCCAGCGTGCTGCCCGCCGCCTTTCCGAATCTGCTGGTCAACGGCGCGTCGGGCATCGCCGTGGGCATGGCCACCAACATCCCGCCGCACAACCTGACCGAGATCATCAACGGGCTGCTGGCGATTACCGAAAAGCCCGGCGACACCGCGCAGGAAAAAGCCGCGCTGATGACGCTCGACGAAATGATGACGCACGTCACCGGCCCCGACTTTCCCACCGGAGGCCGCCTTTCCAAGAGTGGGATTCGGGAAGCGTATTTGACCGGACACTCCGGCCTGAAGGTGCGCGGCAAGGCCCGCATCGAAGAGAAGAATGGACGGCACCAAATCATCATTTCCGAGATTCCTTATCAGGTCAACAAAACCAACTTGATTCAGACCATCTCGGCCATGTACAAAGCCGGCAAGATTCCTGATATCTCGGCTCTGCGCGACGAATCAGACCGCAAAGACCCCGTCCGCATCGTGGTCGAACTCAAACGCAGCGCCATGCCGACGTTGGTGCTCAATCAGCTTTATAAATACACCCAACTGCAAACCACTTTCACGGTAATGAACCTCAGCATCGTGGACGGCCAGCCGCGCGTGTTGCCGCTGATCGACACCATGATGTACTTCCTGGCCCACCGCGCCGACGTGGTAACGCGCCGCACCGTCTACGAACTCAAGCAGGCCAAAGCGCGGGCGCACGTCCTGAACGGGCTGCTCAAAGCGCTGGATCACATCGACGAAGTGATCGCCCTGATTCGCCGCAGCAACACCGGCAGCGAGGCCAAAGACGGTTTGATGCTGCGCTTCGCCTTAGACGACATTCAGGCGCAGGCGATTTTGGATATGCGCCTCCAACGCCTGACCGGCCTAGAACGTGAGCGCTTGCAAGGCGAGTACAACGAACTGATGACCATCGTGACCCGCTTGGAGAGCATCCTGGGCGACAAAAAGCTGCTGTGGCGTGAGATTCGCAAAGAACTGCGCGAGTTGCGCGAGAAGTACGGCGACGAGCGGCGCACCGTGGTCACTGAAGACGAAGAGGACATCAACCGCGAAGATTTGATCGCCGTGGAAGATATGGTCATCACCATGACTCGGGCAGGCTATCTCAAGCGCACCAATCTGGACGCTTACCGCGAGCAAAAACGCGGCGGGCGTGGCTCGTCGGGCGGCAAACTGCGCGAGGAAGACATCAACACCCGCGTCTTTGTCGGCAGCACCCACGATTACCTGCTGTTCTTCACCGATAAAGGCCGCGTCTTCCACGAAAAGATTTACGATCTGCCGGAAGCTGGGCGCGACGCCAAGGGTTCGCACATCCGTAATTTGCTGCCGGGCCTGCGCGAAGAAGAAAACATCGCCTCGGTGCTGAGCGTGGGCGGTTTTGACGAAGCGGGCTGCTTTGTCTTTGCCACCAAGAACGGCATCATCAAAAAGACCCTGATTACCGAGTATTCCAACATCTCCTCGGCGGGATTGATCGCCATCAACTTGCAAGACAACGACGAGCTGATCGGCGTCGGCATCGTCCAAGACGGCGACCATGTGGTGCTGGCCACCAAGAACGGCAAGGCCATGCGCTTTGACTCTGCCGAAGTACGCGACACCGGACGCGCCACCCAGGGCGTCATCGGCATCCGCCTGCGCGAGGGCGAAAGCGACCGAGTGGTCAGCATGACGCTGGTACCGGGAGGCGACGAGAACAGTGAACTGTTGGCCGTCTCGGAATACGGTCTGGGCAAGCGCACCCCTGTTGGCGATTACCCCAGCAAAGGGCGCGGCGGTTTGGGCGTGATTACTTTGGACGTGACCGACAAGACCGGCAGCTTGGTGACGCTGACCCGCGTGGGCGGCAACGAGGAACTGATGGTGCTGACCGAGAAAGGCACCGTGATCCGCACCCGCGTGGACGACATCCGCGTGACGGGCCGGAATGCGCAGGGCGTCAAGGTCATCAATATTCAGGATAAAGACCGCGTCATCAGCGCCTTCTCGGTGCGCCGCGAGGATGAGTTGTAA
- a CDS encoding helix-turn-helix domain-containing protein: MLLEKTFVDTITYRPGVVILYPGKSEMLYRVASGLVRIHTMDDDGNGLTLRYVKPGQYFGEEALAGSDRQYFAEAVTDSTVDVINPALMSNEDNLEVTTHLVRTLERAYESIYRLVGKRLRARIAGELLELKDTALASQLDSGETMIYATHDELAAAVGSVRETVTKVVGELSRDGVISAGYGKITLRDEKALARISAE; encoded by the coding sequence ATGCTCCTCGAAAAAACTTTTGTTGACACCATCACCTATCGCCCCGGCGTCGTGATCCTCTACCCCGGCAAGTCCGAAATGCTTTACCGCGTGGCCAGCGGCCTCGTCCGAATCCACACCATGGACGATGACGGCAATGGCCTGACCCTGCGCTACGTCAAGCCTGGCCAGTATTTTGGTGAAGAAGCCCTGGCCGGTTCAGACCGCCAGTACTTCGCTGAAGCTGTGACCGACAGCACCGTGGACGTGATCAATCCCGCGCTGATGAGCAACGAGGACAATCTGGAAGTCACCACCCACCTCGTCCGCACGCTCGAACGCGCTTACGAAAGCATTTACCGCCTCGTGGGCAAGCGCCTGCGGGCACGCATCGCCGGCGAACTCTTGGAACTCAAGGACACGGCACTGGCCAGCCAACTCGATAGCGGCGAAACCATGATCTACGCCACCCATGACGAACTGGCCGCCGCAGTCGGCAGCGTGCGCGAAACCGTCACCAAAGTGGTCGGCGAACTCAGCCGCGACGGCGTGATCAGCGCGGGCTACGGCAAAATCACCCTGCGTGACGAAAAAGCGCTGGCCCGCATCTCCGCCGAGTAA
- a CDS encoding HNH endonuclease, whose protein sequence is MSRRLPHPDWPPPTDAPRCGLCQRQTPSLTEHHLIPKSQGRRRGVKIHALPTAMLCGACHKFLHKTFSNAELAGELDSVDALLEQESVQRFVAWLSKQPATKGVKVR, encoded by the coding sequence GTGTCTCGCCGTCTACCCCACCCGGATTGGCCGCCGCCCACCGACGCGCCGCGCTGCGGCCTATGCCAGCGGCAGACCCCCAGCCTGACCGAGCACCACCTGATTCCCAAATCCCAGGGACGGCGGCGCGGCGTCAAAATCCACGCCCTGCCCACTGCGATGCTGTGTGGAGCTTGCCACAAGTTCCTGCACAAGACCTTCAGCAACGCCGAGTTGGCTGGAGAACTCGACTCAGTGGACGCGCTGCTGGAGCAGGAGAGTGTGCAGAGGTTCGTGGCTTGGCTGAGCAAGCAGCCCGCGACGAAGGGAGTGAAGGTGAGATAG
- a CDS encoding quinone-dependent dihydroorotate dehydrogenase produces MYARLKPLLFQLDAEQAHHLTMTACAVAGHVPALPALLGALTRPVAGQLSQNLWGLSFASPIGLAAGLDKNAEAVGLFSNLGFGFLEVGTVTPRPQMGNEQPRLFRLPSDEALINRMGFNNLGLETLERRLRGRHAVPIWANIGKNKDTLNEQAADDYRAAVRALYGVADGFVINVSSPNTPGLRALQHAGELHTLVSAVLDMAEEQRLKTLKPKLPILVKLSPDLDERDFEASVDAVERAGASGLILSNTTLSREGLSHSSKSEIGGLSGKPLTRRSTELVKQAYRQTGGTLPIVGVGGVFTAEDAYAKIRAGASLVEVYTALIYEGPALPSRLNTGLLGLLRRDGLTHISEAVGVDA; encoded by the coding sequence ATGTACGCTCGCCTCAAACCGCTTCTTTTTCAATTAGACGCCGAACAAGCCCACCACCTGACCATGACCGCCTGCGCGGTCGCGGGGCATGTTCCGGCCTTGCCAGCGCTGCTCGGCGCACTTACGCGCCCTGTTGCGGGCCAGCTGAGCCAAAACCTGTGGGGCCTCTCCTTCGCTTCGCCCATCGGATTGGCGGCGGGGCTAGACAAAAACGCTGAGGCAGTGGGCTTGTTTTCCAATCTGGGCTTTGGCTTCTTGGAAGTTGGAACCGTGACCCCGCGTCCTCAGATGGGCAACGAGCAGCCACGTTTGTTCCGTTTGCCGAGCGATGAAGCGCTGATCAACCGGATGGGCTTTAACAATCTTGGCCTGGAGACGCTGGAGCGCCGCCTGCGAGGCCGCCACGCCGTGCCGATTTGGGCCAATATCGGCAAGAATAAAGACACGCTCAACGAACAGGCGGCGGACGATTACCGCGCCGCTGTGCGTGCCCTTTACGGTGTGGCCGACGGCTTCGTCATCAATGTCAGCAGCCCCAACACGCCGGGCCTACGGGCGCTGCAACATGCGGGCGAGCTTCACACTTTGGTGTCGGCGGTGCTGGACATGGCCGAGGAGCAGCGCCTCAAGACCTTAAAACCCAAGTTGCCCATTTTGGTCAAGCTGTCCCCCGATTTGGATGAGCGCGACTTTGAAGCCAGCGTGGACGCCGTAGAGCGGGCGGGAGCCTCAGGCCTGATCCTCTCCAACACCACCCTGAGCCGTGAGGGACTGAGCCATTCCAGCAAAAGCGAAATCGGTGGCCTGAGCGGCAAACCGCTGACCCGGCGCAGTACCGAACTGGTCAAGCAGGCTTACCGACAAACGGGTGGAACTCTGCCAATTGTCGGCGTGGGCGGCGTGTTCACGGCTGAGGATGCTTACGCCAAAATTCGTGCCGGAGCCAGCTTGGTGGAGGTCTACACCGCCCTGATCTACGAAGGGCCAGCGCTGCCCAGCCGCCTCAATACCGGGCTGCTAGGGCTGCTGCGCCGCGACGGCTTGACGCACATCAGCGAAGCGGTGGGAGTCGACGCTTAA
- a CDS encoding RrF2 family transcriptional regulator, with protein MWVSTKAQYGLRALIDIGQRPGAAVPLKDVSDRQGISQHYLEQIAANLRRAGFIRSVRGAHGGYILSRPPQQISAWDVVVAMEGSIAPVACVEDEHSCDRTGGCSTEGLWRRVDNAIRGVLGNASLADLMAEEVQAQHGQLVQFGALPPHL; from the coding sequence ATGTGGGTTTCGACCAAAGCTCAGTACGGCCTCCGCGCACTCATCGACATCGGCCAGCGTCCTGGCGCAGCGGTGCCGCTCAAAGATGTCTCGGACCGTCAGGGCATCAGCCAGCATTACCTCGAGCAAATCGCCGCCAACTTGCGCCGCGCCGGCTTTATTCGCAGCGTGCGCGGCGCTCACGGCGGGTACATCCTGTCGCGCCCGCCGCAGCAGATCAGCGCTTGGGACGTGGTGGTGGCGATGGAGGGCAGCATCGCGCCGGTGGCCTGCGTGGAAGACGAGCATTCGTGTGACCGCACCGGCGGCTGCTCCACTGAGGGGCTGTGGCGGCGGGTCGACAACGCCATTCGCGGCGTTCTGGGCAATGCCAGCTTGGCCGATTTGATGGCCGAAGAAGTGCAGGCCCAGCACGGGCAACTGGTGCAGTTCGGGGCCTTGCCGCCACACCTGTAG